Within the Deltaproteobacteria bacterium genome, the region CAATTCCTGGTTGGGCAAGGCAGCGTTGACGCGTACCTGGAGATCCAGTTGGGAGAGGGTGAGGGTCCACACAATCGGATAACGTGTACCACTCTCGGGCGACTGCCAATACTGCTCTGGCACAAGAGAGAACGTACCAACTGGAAGATGTGTGGCGCGATCGTTGGTCTCAACCATCGTGCCGCTGGAATGAGGATCGATCGATCCATCGGCACGGCGGATCTGAAACAGCATCAACTCACGCCCATCCTGCAACTGCAAGGAAAACCAGTCCCAGCCAATTTGGTCCTTCTCTAAAAAGCTGGTACCGAACTCATGGTCCATCCAGCTCAATCCGGTGACGGGGAAGGTTT harbors:
- a CDS encoding carotenoid 1,2-hydratase; amino-acid sequence: MHVLTASDSNCKLALRLTPEKPPVIHGENGLSQKGASIGNASHYYSYSRMRTSGTIAVDGQTFPVTGLSWMDHEFGTSFLEKDQIGWDWFSLQLQDGRELMLFQIRRADGSIDPHSSGTMVETNDRATHLPVGTFSLVPEQYWQSPESGTRYPIVWTLTLSQLDLQVRVNAALPNQELRTAASTGVTYWEGSVLVTGKSGTSDVQGRGYLEMTGYDGKSMGPMLGGQ